The genomic DNA CCCGGCGGCGGATGGCTACCTTCGGTTCCACGTCGCCTTCCTATCTTGTCATGCTTTCGGCCGATCTGCTGCTGCCACAATGGGAAGTGCTCAAGAGCAGCTATACCGCGCTGGCGCAATCAGTTGCTCAGTTGCGGAGTCTCGCGCTAGAAAAAGGCATCTGGGCGACCTGTGCGAATTTGCAGGCCCCCGTCGATCCTGTGCGCATATCGCTGCTGTTCGCCGAAGGGCAGCGCGACACCGCCCTGTCACTGCTGCAAGACTGCGGTATCGAGGCTGAATACCTCTCGCCACGGCACATTGTGCTCATCCCCGGGCCACAAAACAATCTCACACCAGTGGAAAAACTCATAGCTCACCTGCCAGCTTTGCACGAAGCGCCATCGCTTTCGCTGCCAGTCCACCAGCCACAGCACCTCCTACCGCTGCGTCGCGCGGTGCTCTCCCCCGCAGAACGCCTGTCATTATTGGATGCACTGGGGCGCATTGCCGCCGCTCCGGTATCGCCCTGTCCACCGGGGGTGGCTCTGCTCATGCCGGGGGAAATTTTAGATCAAACGACAGCCACTACGTTAAAGTCTGCTGGCATAACATCTCTTTTTGTGGTAAAATAATAACAAAGAAAAAGTGACTTTTTGAGTCATTAAGCGAACCTGCTCTAGCATTTAAATCACTTAGGTAAATATTCAAACAAAAATTAAGCTCAGGCAACTAGCGCGTTTGCGCGTTGTCAATACTGTTTAACGACCAAGAAATGGAGGCGTTTCTATGAAGCTTATTTTTGCAATTGTATCAAACGAGGATGCTTCGCGTGTGCAAGCAGCCCTTACTTCAGCAAACTTTCAGGTCACCCGCCTTGCCACGACCGGCGGCTTTTTAATGGCCGGCAACACCACTTTTTTGTGTGGAACTGATAACGACAAGGTGGATGAGGTCATCGCCATTGTCTCTGAGCATTCAAAATCGCGCACCCATACCATCCCCTCCGCCGCATCTTATGGTGTTGGCATGTACACCACCTACCCTGTGAAAGTACCGGTGGGCGGCGCAACCATTTTTGTCACCGATATAGACCGTTTTGAAAAGGTGTAACCTATGACTTTTCCCCTGTTCTATCAAGATGCACTTTTCGCTCGCCTCAATGCCCTTTGGCAGGGCGGGCGTTTTCCCCATGCGCTGCTGTTGGCCGGCCCCATCGGCAGCGGAAAGCGTACTGCCGCGCAATATGCCGCCGCCATGCTGCTTTGTCGCAAAGAAGGATTGCCCCCATGCGGTGTCTGCCCCTCCTGCCACAAGCTAAGTAGCGGTAACCACCCCGATTTTTTCACATTGCTGCCTGAGGGCAAAAGTAAGACCATCGGCGTGGATCGGGTGCGCGAAATAAAAGCTGCGGCCTACATATCCCCGCATGAAGCCCCCCGCAAAGTGTTTTTCATCCCGGAAGCACAGCGTCTGCGGGTAGAGGCACAAAACGCACTGCTCAAAATTATCGAGGAACCGCCTGAGGCGGCCTATTTCATTTTTACCGCACCAGGACCTGGCAGTCTGCTTGAAACGGTTTGTTCGCGTCTGACCATCTGTTCCATGGGGGAATTAAGCGAGAAACAGCGTTTTGACGCGCTCGTTCACCATCTGTCCGAGTCTACCCCTGAAGCACTGCGCACCCAAGCCGCACTATTTTCCACCGTTGGACAGGCACTGAATAGTCTGAATGACCCTGCGGCACGCCGCTATGCCGACGATTCCGCCGCCATAATAGCCGCACTTTCAAAAAACGATCGCTATACCGTTTTAAAGCTTTTTTCTGGCTATGAAAAAGATCGCGAACAGTTTACCCTGCTGCTGACCGCGCTTCGCAGCGCAGTGATAACCCGACTTACCGGCAGCGCGCGAATTTTCTCACCGTTGCAGAGTTTGCAGATAATTGCTATAATAGACGAAATGGCGCTGCGCAGCGTCCAAAATGTCAGCATTTCGCTCATTTGTGCCGCCGCTGTCAACCGGCTGGTGAAGGCCGCTGGACTAATATAGAATAAGAGGATTACAAGATGTCTGAGGTTATCGGCGTTAAATTTAAAGAGGGTGGCAAGGTTTATTACTTTGACCCCAACGGCATTACCGCCAAAGCAGACGAGGCGGTCATTGTTGAAACGGCCCGCGGCCTGGAATGCGGCGTGGTTGCCGTAGCCAACCGCGAAGTGGCTGAAGAAGAGATTGTCAAGCCCTTGAAGCAGGTTGTACGTCTTGCCACCGCAAAAGACGTGGCACAGATGGAAGAAAATCGCAAGCGCGAAGCGCATGCTTTTGAGGTATGCCAGCAGAAGATTCTGGATCATAAGATGGATATGAAGCTGGTGGATGTGGAATACACCTTTGATAACAGCAAAATTCTGTTTTATTTCACCGCTGACGGGCGCGTGGATTTTCGTGATCTGGTCAAGGATTTGGCCAGTGTGTTTCGCACTCGCATTGAACTGCGTCAGATCGGTGTACGCGACGAGGCAAAAATGCTCGGTGGGTTAGGCATCTGTGGACGTGTTTTTTGCTGCTCAAGTTTTTTAAGCGATTTTCAGCCTGTTTCGATTAAAATGGCCAAGGAGCAAGGTCTATCTCTCAATCCAACCAAAATTTCCGGCACCTGCGGTAGACTGATGTGCTGCTTAAAGTATGAGCAAAACGCTTATGAAGACCTACTGCGCACCACCCCACGTGTGGGCACCGCCGTCAACACGCCCGAAGGCCCTGGGACGGTATCAGAAATTGTCAACCTGCTCACTGGCAACCTCAAGGTCAAAATTGAATCGGGTGACACGTTTACCTTTAAAAACTTTATGAAGCATGAATTAAAGCCGCTGCGTGAGGACGGCCGTCCCGCACGGGAACCACGGGAGCCACGGCAACAGCCCCCATCTCAGCCTTCTCAGGAGGATCGCGAAAATAGCGGGAACGGCAAGGGCGAAGATAAGAGCGCTACTCCTCGCCGCAAAGAAAACGCCCCTCGTCGGGAAGGCAGCAAAAAGCCCTCGCGCGGCAGCCGCCCCGCCAGGCGTCAGGGCGGAAAATCTGGCCAGCAAAACAAGCAGCCCGCCGCACCGACGCCCGAAGCTGATAGTCACTGAGAATCAACGTTTAATTTATCTAAAAGTGGAAGGGCTATAAAGCCTTCCACTTTTCTTTTGACGTATCTGCTGTCTAATTACAGCCAGAAAAAGCCCAGGCGGCATATTATATAAATAATTTTCAGCAAAAGCTAACTCAAGTTAAAACCTTTTAAAATGCCAAAAATAATTTGAGGTTTGTCCTAACTATTTTTTGCAAAGCGCTATTAATTTCACAAAATCTATGTTATTATAGACACGAAATATAAAAGGAGGTGTATTCACATGGCATATGTTATTAACGACGCATGCATCAGCTGCGGCGCTTGCGAGCCCGAATGTCCTGTAAATGCGATTTCGGCTGGCGACAGCAAGTATGTTATCGACGCTAATACCTGCATCGATTGCGGTGCTTGCGCGGGTGTATGTCCCGTTGGCGCTCCTAACCAGGAGTAATTTAAAGACAAGCTTACATCAAAAAGCGCGTGGCCTCAAGGCTACGCGCTTTTTCCTTTATCTGATGTACCTTCTCATAATTTCGAGCTGCACAGCGCTTTTTCAAAAGCATTATGCGTAAATTTAAGCTGCTGCCATAATGGCGGCAGCTATTTTTGACCCTAAATGCTGCAAGCGGTTCCGTCGTCTTTTTGTGGGGGCTGTTTTGCTTTGCGTTTTAAAGCAACTCAAAATGCGACTTATTAAAATTCAGCACCCCTTCATCCCGAAGCTGACCAAGCGCATTCGACATGGCACTTCGGTCTACGCACAAATAGTCAGCAAGCTGCTGTCGGTTAAAAGGAATATCAAATGATGAACTGCCCGCCGCCTGCGCCTGCTCAGAGAGGTAAGATAAAAGCTTTTCTCGAGTGCTGCGCTGAGAAATATGTTCAATTTTATCGGTAAGCATGATGTTTTTAAAGGCCAAAACCGTAATCAGATTCTGAATCAGGCGTGCATGAAAAGCGCAGACCGACGAGCAGGTGGTAATGATCCGCCGTACATCTAAAAATATGATGGTGCAGTTTTGCGCCGCCACGGCGTTAATCGGCGTCGGTTTGCCGGGTGCGCAAGCGTAGCTTTCTCCAAATAATCCGCTCTCCGCTATCTCTGAAAGTATGGTGCGATTGCCCCAAAAATCCTCACGCTGGATATGCACACTACCTGAAGCAACCAATGCCACCGAAGAAACACTGTCCCCGCTGCGAATGATATAGTCCCCTTTTTTAAAATTGCGCACCGTTGCAGAAAGACAGCTGAGCATTGCTTCAAGCTCCTGTAAATCAATGCCGGCAAACAATCGCGACTTTTTAATTTGCATTAAATACTTTTTCATACATCCTTCTTTCGTTGTTTTTACAACAGACTTGTTCGGCTTATTATATTATGATGGTCTCACAAAGTCAATCCCAAACAGCAGTTCTTTGAAAGGAGCTTTTAATATGATTAGAAAAATCATTCACATTGATGAGGATAAATGCAACGGCTGCGCCGCCTGCGTCACAGCCTGCCATGAAGGTGCCATTGGCATGGTTAACGGAAAAGCCAAGCTCATGCACGATCATTACTGCGACGGTTTAGGCGACTGTCTACCGGTTTGCCCCACCGGCGCTATCACCTTTGAAGAGCGCGAGGCTGCCGCCTATGACGAAGCAGCCGTCAAAGCAAATCAGGCTGCAAAGGAAGCAGCGGGTGGATGCGCCACCGGCGGCTGCCCTGGCTCAAGAGCACACGCTATTGCCCGCGAGTCCATACCCGCCTTGCCGACCAGAGAACTCACCTCGCAATTGCGACAGTGGCCGGTTCAAATCAAATTAGCCGCAATCAATGCGCCGTTTTTCGATGGTGCCAACCTGCTGATTGCCGCCGATTGTACCGCTTATGCCTATGGCGATTTCCATAGCCGTTTTATACGAAACCATGTCACACTAATCGGCTGCCCAAAGCTTGATGAGGGCGACTACGCCGAAAAGCTTGCCCAAATAATTCGCAGCAATGACATTAAAAGTGTCACCGTTGTACGCATGGAGGTTCCCTGCTGCGGCGGCATTGAAAATGCGGTTAAGCGCGCTTTGCAAGCCAGCGGAAAGTTTATTCCCTGGCAGGTTGTCACCATTTCGACCGATGGCAGAATATTGGATTAAGCCGTTTTAATACTATCTGAAACCGCTAAAGCCAAGTGTCGCCCTACACTCAAGCGGCCCGAATGCTTAGGCAAATAAAGCATGACACAAAAGTGGCAAAAGCCCGGTGCGCCCGTGGTAAAAAGCCACTGCAACAAAAGGAGGAAAATTGATGAACACAAAAATGTTTTGCTTCCAGTGCGAACAGACAGCGGGATGTACCAGCTGTACTGGGAGCGCAGGTGTGTGTGGCAAAAAGGCCGACACCGCTAATTTGCAGGATGAACTGACCGGTGCGCTCATTGGATTGGCCCGTGCAATTGGCAATGACACACCGGCGCACAGCACCGACCAGCTTATGCTTGAAGGATTGTTTACCACTATTACCAATGTCAATTTTAACGACGAGACACTCACTGCGCTGATCGAGAAAATCCACGCCGAAAAGGCGCTGTATGCTCCAGGATGTGCAGGCTGTCCTTCGGCCTGTGAGAAAGGCAGCGACTATGATATGCATTCCCTTTGGGATGACAACGAGGATGTTCGCTCGCTGAAGTCACTGATTCTGTTCGGACTGCGCGGCATGGCCGCCTATGCCTATCACGCCTTTGTCCTCGGATATGAGGACGCAGAGGTCAGCGGATTTTTCTATGAGGGCATGGCCGCCCTCGGCGAGGATTTGGATGTTCCGACGCTACTTCCCCTCGTTTTAAAGGTTGGCGAAGTCAACCTTAAGTGTATGGCACTTCTCGACGCTGCCAACACCGGCACTTACGGCACCCCCAAGCCCACGACGGTATCCATGACAGTCGAAAAAGGCCCGTTCATCGTCATCTCGGGCCATGATCTACTCGATCTTAAGCAACTTTTAGAGCAGACCGAGGGCAAAGGCATTAACATTTATACCCATGGCGAAATGCTGCCCGCACACGGTTACCCCGAGCTAAAAAAGCATCCGCATCTTAAGGGCAATTTTGGCACGGCATGGCAAAGCCAGCAGAAGGAGTTTGATGGAATTCCCGCGCCGATTCTGTTCACCACCAATTGCCTGATGCCGCCCAAGCCCAGCTATAAAGATCGGGTATTCACCACTGAGGTGGTCTCCTACCCCAAACTAGTGCATATTGGCGAAAATAAAGACTTCACCCCCGTTATTGAAAAAGCGCTGGAATTGGGCGGCTATCAAGAGGATACCGAATTCACTGGCATCAACGGCGGCAAGACACTTATGACCGGCTTTGGACACGGCACAGTTTTATCCGTTGCTGATAAGGTCATCGATGCGGTAAAGTCCGGTGCAATCCGCCACTTCTTCCTCGTCGGCGGCTGCGACGGTGCAAAGCCCGGCAGAAACTATTACACCGAGTTTGTCAAAAAGGCCCCTGATGATACCGTTATTTTAACTTTGGCATGCGGAAAATACCGTTTTAATGACCTGGATATCGGTTCAATTGGAGGGCTTCCCAGATTGATGGATATGGGTCAGTGCAACGACGCTTACAGCGCCATAAAGGTTGCCATTGCGCTTGCTGAGGCGTTCGACTGCGGCGTCAACGACCTACCGCTCTCGCTGGTACTCTCGTGGTACGAACAAAAAGCGGTGTGCATCCTTCTGACACTGCTGCATTTAGGGATAAAGAATATTCTGCTCGGCCCAACGCTACCCGCCTTTGTTTCTAAAAACGTGCTCAACGTGTTGGTTGAAAACTACGGAATCGCCCCTATCACCACCCCCGATGAGGATTTGAAAAAGCTACTCGGATAATCCGTTCGCTTTTACCTCACATGGGTTCGACATAATCATTTGATGATGCAAAGAGACCCGTTCGTTTGAACGGGTCTCTGGTTATAGTAATGATGTTACGCTTAAGCCTTGCGGTCAAAAAGATCTATCTGGCGTTTTAAAGATCGATTAAACTATTTGCGCCCACCTTCAGTATAAAATACATAACGGTTGCGACCTGTGTTTTTGGCGTTATACAGTGCAATATCCGCCTTATAATACAAGCTGTCAAACAAATCTCGTTCGTCGAGCGCAACAACCACCCCCACTGAGCCATGCACCGGAATTCCCAAGTCCCGGCCCAACTGGCTTACCCGTTCGAGTAGTTCTGTTAAAATGGCAGCCGCCGCCACTTCATCACCGATTTCGGTCAACACAAAAATGTACTCGTCACCACCCAAACGCCCGACGATATCAGTATCACGCAACGTTTTTTGCAGTATCGACGCAACCCCGACAAGCACCTGATCACCCGCCTGATGACCAAAAGTATCATTAATTTCTTTAAAATGGTCTAAATCCAGAATACCCAGCGCTGGATACCCTGACAGTTCCCGGCATTTTTTCAACTGTAAAACAGCCTGTTCAATAAATGCACTGCGATTGTAAAGTCCAGTCAACGGGTCTTTCTGCACCTGGGCGCGCAGCTCTTGCTGCGCCTTCTGATATGACGCCAATGCGTCGTCACGCTTTCGATCGCTGAGCATCCCGCTGATAACCCGATGATTAACATAATAATGCGTCATGACTGAAATGCAGTAAAAGCACAGGCAGATGAAAATTTCATGTGCTGCTATCGACGTTAGCTTGACTTGGTACGATATAGTGCAGTAAATACAACTGACTACCAGCGTGTATAACGACATACGCAGGAAATTGTCGATCAAAAAGACCGGCAAAATGACAAGCAGAAGGTTAAAGACAGATGAGGTCCGATCTTCAATGGCTATTGCAAGTGCTATGGCAAATCCATACAATACTGTCATCAACAGATAGGCACTTAGAATGCTGTTTTCCCTTAAAAAACGCAGGTACCTAAATGCCAAGGCCATTACAACAAGCAGTGGCACGGTAACAATATAAGTTAGGCGGTGCCGTTCAATAAACGGCAGCATAAACGACGCGGCCACCAGACACGGCATAATAATGAGCGCCATCTTGATGACATACTCAATTGTCTCTCTATTGGTTAGAGAGATAGTCTTTTTACAAATTATATAGTCCGCATGGGAATGCCCATAATAACTAAGTGACCGCATAAAATTCCCCCTGTCGCTGCAAGCGGAATACCATTTCTGTAAAATAATGTTGATATAATTAATATTATACTATAAAATATAATCAAAAGCGAAAACAATTCTCAGACATAAGTTGAAAAAGCAATGACAAAGCATATACAAACTTGAAAACAATAGCATTTTTTAATATAATGAAAAAAACGAAATGGAGCTGATTAAATGGTTATACACGCCTCTGCCGAAGATTACCTTGAGGTGATACTAGTTCTGACCGAGCGTCTCGGGTTGGTACGCTCCATTGATATTGTCAACGAACTGGGATATTCAAAGCCCAGTATTAGCGTCGCGATGAAGAAGCTGCGCGAAAATGGCTACATTGAAATGGATAGCGAAGGTTACATACGCCTTTTGCCGCCCGGCATGGAGATTGCTCAGCGTATTTATCGTCGGCATAAGTTGCTTAAAAGCTTTTTAATCAGCCTTGGGGTTGATGAAACCACCGCGGCTGAGGATGCCTGCAAAATTGAACATTGTATTAGTGAAGAAACCTTTCTTAAGCTGGCTGAGCATGTCGAACAGGATAACGCCAACTGAAGATATTTCTTTAAAGCAGAGCGAAAACCACCCGACATTAAATTAGGAAGCCCCCGGTTAGGGGGGCTTCCTTTCTGCAGTAGCTACTATGTCCGTGTCGGGCATAGTAGCTAACACCAAGACAAATATTTATTTCTTTTGTCAATCTTGACCGCTGGTCAGTCTGCCAATTTGGATCATGGCGTATTGCTGCATGGCATCAAAGGTGCTTTGCACAAGGTCTTCAAGCACCTCCCGCGTGATAAAAGGCTTTAGCAACGCCGGAACCATGCTATAAAGAGTGGTAACCACCCATTCAAATTTTTCACCGCCAGACTTTGAAACACCTTTGTAGACATGCTCCGCTTCATCAATCAGTCTGGCGATGTAACAGCTAATTTTGGTGTTTGTCTGATAATAAATCGAAGCCGCGCCCAACGTAAACAGTGCCAGCCATTTAAGCAGTTCGATAGCAGCATCTATTGTCATATTGATCGCCTCCTCGTGAGACATAATATGCCCTTTGGTCGGTAAGGTTACAATCATTAATTACCTTATAAAGTTGTGTGCATCAGCTGCCGACATTTGATTAACGCGGTATCAAATGTCGCATTCTTGCATTCATCAACAAAACGCGTCTTGCAATTTATTGATTCTATCGGAGGTTTGCACATGAAAATATCCACTAAAGGCCGATATGCACTTAGAGTAATGATAGACCTTGCTGGTCATGATGCTGGTGCGGTGATTTCGCTGCGCGACATTTCACAGCGGCAAGGAATTACGTTAAAATACCTTGAACAGATTACCCCCTTACTCTCCCGCGCCGGATTGCTTAAAAGTATACGCGGTAGTAGCGGCGGCTACCGACTGACCCGTCCCGCTGCAGAATATACCGCAGGGGAGATTTTGCGTGCGGTAGAGGGCAGTCTGGTGCCGGTGGCCTGTCTAGAGGATGAGCCTAACTGCTGCACCCGTTGCAATGATTGTAAAACACTTCCCTTCTGGCAGGGGCTTGCGCAGATAATTGATGATTATGTTGATGGCGTGACCCTAGAAGATTTATTGCGTGGCGCGCCGTTTTTACCCGAGTCGCTTTAGTATCTTTCAATCACAGTAACACGCCTTGCCCCGCGGCAGCTAATGTCGCGGGGCAAGGCGTGTTACCAGCTAATTATCTATCCTGAATAGCCGTTGGTTTCGCTGTCTCTTTTTTCTTGACTTCCGGTAAGGGGTATACTATAATAGCATAAGAAATTTGAGAATTGGTTTCAAATTGGTGGTAATACAACAAATGAAACATCAAAATACTGGTAACATTCAACTTGGCGCAGCGCTGTTGCTTTGCGGTCTGGCGTTCGTGTTATGCCTGTCGCTGCTATTAATCGTCGCTCACGCTCACCACACTTGTCCAGATGTGCACTGCGCCATCTGCCTGAAAATCAGCCACGCTACGGCGCTGATTCGCAGCCTTACTTGGGTGCGAATTTTTATTCTTTCAAGCATACTTTTGTGCTATGTGCCTACCCTTTTAGCACCTTGGGGTGATGCTATAATGTGGCTGACCGGGCATTCCCTGGTCGCATTACGCACGCGCATGGATGATTAAACCACCCAAAGCCCCGGGCATGCTCACAACAAGCAGTCTGTAAAAAGTAACCACGACACCTTGGAGGAAAATATGAAAAAGCTACTAACAATGATATTGTCTGCCGTCGTGGCAGTATTCCCACTTTCAGGATGCGGTAACGGCACCACATCATCCATAGCGCCTACAAAGAACAATAACCGTTTAAACATCGTCACAACCATTTTCCCTCAATACGATTTTGCACGCGAAATTGTCGGTACCTACGCCGACGCAACTATGCTGCTGCCACCCGGCACCGAGAGCCACACCTACGAACCTGCGCCACAGGATATCATCACCATTCAAAACTGTGATCTTTTTATTTATGTCGGTGGCGAAGGTGATGTATGGATCGATGACATTCTTGATTCGATGGGCGACAAGGCTCCAGATACTTTAAAGATAATGGATAGTGTTACCGCCGTTGAAGAGGAAGTGGTCGAAGGAATGGAGAGTGATCACAACCATCACTTTGCGGACGAAGACGAACATGGCCAAGAGCATGAACATGACGAAATCGA from Oscillospiraceae bacterium MB24-C1 includes the following:
- a CDS encoding cyclic-di-AMP receptor, coding for MKLIFAIVSNEDASRVQAALTSANFQVTRLATTGGFLMAGNTTFLCGTDNDKVDEVIAIVSEHSKSRTHTIPSAASYGVGMYTTYPVKVPVGGATIFVTDIDRFEKV
- a CDS encoding metal-dependent transcriptional regulator; translated protein: MVIHASAEDYLEVILVLTERLGLVRSIDIVNELGYSKPSISVAMKKLRENGYIEMDSEGYIRLLPPGMEIAQRIYRRHKLLKSFLISLGVDETTAAEDACKIEHCISEETFLKLAEHVEQDNAN
- a CDS encoding Rrf2 family transcriptional regulator, which encodes MKISTKGRYALRVMIDLAGHDAGAVISLRDISQRQGITLKYLEQITPLLSRAGLLKSIRGSSGGYRLTRPAAEYTAGEILRAVEGSLVPVACLEDEPNCCTRCNDCKTLPFWQGLAQIIDDYVDGVTLEDLLRGAPFLPESL
- a CDS encoding 4Fe-4S binding protein → MIRKIIHIDEDKCNGCAACVTACHEGAIGMVNGKAKLMHDHYCDGLGDCLPVCPTGAITFEEREAAAYDEAAVKANQAAKEAAGGCATGGCPGSRAHAIARESIPALPTRELTSQLRQWPVQIKLAAINAPFFDGANLLIAADCTAYAYGDFHSRFIRNHVTLIGCPKLDEGDYAEKLAQIIRSNDIKSVTVVRMEVPCCGGIENAVKRALQASGKFIPWQVVTISTDGRILD
- a CDS encoding 4Fe-4S binding protein codes for the protein MAYVINDACISCGACEPECPVNAISAGDSKYVIDANTCIDCGACAGVCPVGAPNQE
- a CDS encoding Crp/Fnr family transcriptional regulator; the protein is MKKYLMQIKKSRLFAGIDLQELEAMLSCLSATVRNFKKGDYIIRSGDSVSSVALVASGSVHIQREDFWGNRTILSEIAESGLFGESYACAPGKPTPINAVAAQNCTIIFLDVRRIITTCSSVCAFHARLIQNLITVLAFKNIMLTDKIEHISQRSTREKLLSYLSEQAQAAGSSSFDIPFNRQQLADYLCVDRSAMSNALGQLRDEGVLNFNKSHFELL
- a CDS encoding GGDEF domain-containing protein, producing MRSLSYYGHSHADYIICKKTISLTNRETIEYVIKMALIIMPCLVAASFMLPFIERHRLTYIVTVPLLVVMALAFRYLRFLRENSILSAYLLMTVLYGFAIALAIAIEDRTSSVFNLLLVILPVFLIDNFLRMSLYTLVVSCIYCTISYQVKLTSIAAHEIFICLCFYCISVMTHYYVNHRVISGMLSDRKRDDALASYQKAQQELRAQVQKDPLTGLYNRSAFIEQAVLQLKKCRELSGYPALGILDLDHFKEINDTFGHQAGDQVLVGVASILQKTLRDTDIVGRLGGDEYIFVLTEIGDEVAAAAILTELLERVSQLGRDLGIPVHGSVGVVVALDERDLFDSLYYKADIALYNAKNTGRNRYVFYTEGGRK
- the hcp gene encoding hydroxylamine reductase, giving the protein MNTKMFCFQCEQTAGCTSCTGSAGVCGKKADTANLQDELTGALIGLARAIGNDTPAHSTDQLMLEGLFTTITNVNFNDETLTALIEKIHAEKALYAPGCAGCPSACEKGSDYDMHSLWDDNEDVRSLKSLILFGLRGMAAYAYHAFVLGYEDAEVSGFFYEGMAALGEDLDVPTLLPLVLKVGEVNLKCMALLDAANTGTYGTPKPTTVSMTVEKGPFIVISGHDLLDLKQLLEQTEGKGINIYTHGEMLPAHGYPELKKHPHLKGNFGTAWQSQQKEFDGIPAPILFTTNCLMPPKPSYKDRVFTTEVVSYPKLVHIGENKDFTPVIEKALELGGYQEDTEFTGINGGKTLMTGFGHGTVLSVADKVIDAVKSGAIRHFFLVGGCDGAKPGRNYYTEFVKKAPDDTVILTLACGKYRFNDLDIGSIGGLPRLMDMGQCNDAYSAIKVAIALAEAFDCGVNDLPLSLVLSWYEQKAVCILLTLLHLGIKNILLGPTLPAFVSKNVLNVLVENYGIAPITTPDEDLKKLLG